One window from the genome of Paramisgurnus dabryanus chromosome 24, PD_genome_1.1, whole genome shotgun sequence encodes:
- the amigo3 gene encoding amphoterin-induced protein 3 isoform X1: protein MLCAQGVAAPLMLSSFLLQLVRANLPFGCLIASDILSCTNLGIEHIPVELPVMVATLDFNHNNLERLEDGSFAGLPNLDTLRLAHNQLSRLSPGTFRNTSSIRHLDLSSNQLNVIEQHYFQELAGIKELLLYNNRIVRVESKALSGLTKLRKAYLSHNRLTDFPFFSVQEHSHLITLDLSSNRMPNLPVEDISSLQESVQQGLFLHNNTLICECSMYSMFKHWEQKGFTSVTDFREEHTCLLYGERRASVRFLQHVRFFENCTLKPLVETENLKTDVGHTLLLNCTTSLKGKHITYLWVSPNQEYIAPPGNNNTLRMYANGTLKILGAKKEDAGMYLCMAINHQETRNETREVNVTVVEPHQEDEHFNTGFTTLLGCVVSLVLVLMYLYLTPCRCWCRKHPTPATPSPGNECSAQSSILTPTPPATTEGPGRKVSNSKHVVFLEPIKETQNGRPRAALALEHPKLTVSRSDADSVTSVFSDTTIVP, encoded by the coding sequence ATGCTGTGTGCTCAGGGTGTGGCTGCACCCCTAATGCTGAGCTCTTTCCTGCTACAGCTGGTCAGGGCCAATCTCCCTTTTGGATGTTTGATTGCATCCGACATCCTGAGCTGCACAAACCTCGGCATTGAGCATATTCCAGTAGAGTTGCCTGTGATGGTGGCGACCTTGGACTTTAACCACAACAACTTGGAACGACTGGAGGATGGCAGCTTTGCTGGTCTACCCAATCTGGACACCTTACGGTTGGCTCACAATCAACTCAGCAGGCTAAGTCCCGGAACCTTCCGGAATACAAGTAGCATACGGCATCTGGACCTTTCCTCCAATCAGCTGAATGTTATCGAGCAGCATTACTTTCAGGAGTTGGCAGGAATCAAGGAGTTGCTCCTTTACAACAACCGTATAGTAAGGGTAGAAAGCAAAGCCCTGAGCGGTTTGACTAAACTACGTAAGGCGTACCTGAGCCATAACAGGCTGACAGACTTCCCCTTCTTTTCGGTTCAGGAACATTCCCATCTTATAACCTTGGACTTAAGCTCAAACCGTATGCCCAACCTTCCAGTTGAGGACATTTCAAGTCTACAGGAATCAGTACAACAAGGGTTGTTCCTGCACAACAACACTCTTATTTGTGAGTGCTCCATGTATAGTATGTTTAAACATTGGGAGCAGAAGGGTTTCACCTCAGTGACAGACTTTCGAGAGGAGCATACCTGCCTGCTTTACGGTGAGCGGCGTGCTTCGGTGCGCTTTCTGCAACATGTGCGATTCTTTGAGAACTGCACTTTAAAACCACTAGTGGAGACGGAGAATCTAAAGACAGACGTCGGGCATACGTTGCTTTTAAACTGTACAACATCATTAAAGGGAAAGCATATCACCTACTTATGGGTGTCCCCAAATCAGGAATACATTGCTCCCCCTGGTAATAACAACACACTGCGAATGTATGCAAATGGCACCTTAAAAATCTTGGGAGCAAAAAAAGAGGACGCTGGGATGTACTTGTGCATGGCTATAAACCATCAAGAGACACGCAATGAGACTCGAGAAGTGAATGTAACCGTGGTGGAACCCCATCAGGAAGATGAACATTTTAACACCGGCTTCACAACCCTGTTGGGCTGCGTGGTCAGCCTGGTTTTGGTTCTTATGTACCTCTACTTGACACCGTGCCGCTGCTGGTGTCGCAAGCATCCGACCCCAGCGACTCCAAGCCCTGGAAATGAATGCAGCGCCCAATCATCTATCCTGACGCCCACGCCACCCGCCACCACGGAGGGCCCCGGCCGCAAGGTCAGTAACAGCAAGCATGTGGTCTTTCTGGAACCCATCAAGGAGACACAAAATGGGAGGCCGCGGGCAGCACTGGCCCTCGAGCACCCAAAGCTGACAGTATCGCGGAGCGATGCTGACTCAGTCACCTCCGTCTTCTCAGACACCACAATTGTGCCATAG
- the amigo3 gene encoding amphoterin-induced protein 3 isoform X2, whose protein sequence is MLCAQGVAAPLMLSSFLLQLVRANLPFGCLIASDILSCTNLGIEHIPVELPVMVATLDFNHNNLERLEDGSFAGLPNLDTLRLAHNQLSRLSPGTFRNTSSIRHLDLSSNQLNVIEQHYFQELAGIKELLLYNNRIVRVESKALSGLTKLRKAYLSHNRLTDFPFFSVQEHSHLITLDLSSNRMPNLPVEDISSLQESVQQGLFLHNNTLICECSMYSMFKHWEQKGFTSVTDFREEHTCLLYGERRASVRFLQHVRFFENCTLKPLVETENLKTDVGHTLLLNCTTSLKGKHITYLWVSPNQEYIAPPGNNNTLRMYANGTLKILGAKKEDAGMYLCMAINHQETRNETREVNVTVVEPHQEDEHFNTGFTTLLGCVVSLVLVLMYLYLTPCRCWCRKHPTPATPSPGNECSAQSSILTPTPPATTEGPGRKKMYQSKPAVTQQQASDIWTTQASP, encoded by the coding sequence ATGCTGTGTGCTCAGGGTGTGGCTGCACCCCTAATGCTGAGCTCTTTCCTGCTACAGCTGGTCAGGGCCAATCTCCCTTTTGGATGTTTGATTGCATCCGACATCCTGAGCTGCACAAACCTCGGCATTGAGCATATTCCAGTAGAGTTGCCTGTGATGGTGGCGACCTTGGACTTTAACCACAACAACTTGGAACGACTGGAGGATGGCAGCTTTGCTGGTCTACCCAATCTGGACACCTTACGGTTGGCTCACAATCAACTCAGCAGGCTAAGTCCCGGAACCTTCCGGAATACAAGTAGCATACGGCATCTGGACCTTTCCTCCAATCAGCTGAATGTTATCGAGCAGCATTACTTTCAGGAGTTGGCAGGAATCAAGGAGTTGCTCCTTTACAACAACCGTATAGTAAGGGTAGAAAGCAAAGCCCTGAGCGGTTTGACTAAACTACGTAAGGCGTACCTGAGCCATAACAGGCTGACAGACTTCCCCTTCTTTTCGGTTCAGGAACATTCCCATCTTATAACCTTGGACTTAAGCTCAAACCGTATGCCCAACCTTCCAGTTGAGGACATTTCAAGTCTACAGGAATCAGTACAACAAGGGTTGTTCCTGCACAACAACACTCTTATTTGTGAGTGCTCCATGTATAGTATGTTTAAACATTGGGAGCAGAAGGGTTTCACCTCAGTGACAGACTTTCGAGAGGAGCATACCTGCCTGCTTTACGGTGAGCGGCGTGCTTCGGTGCGCTTTCTGCAACATGTGCGATTCTTTGAGAACTGCACTTTAAAACCACTAGTGGAGACGGAGAATCTAAAGACAGACGTCGGGCATACGTTGCTTTTAAACTGTACAACATCATTAAAGGGAAAGCATATCACCTACTTATGGGTGTCCCCAAATCAGGAATACATTGCTCCCCCTGGTAATAACAACACACTGCGAATGTATGCAAATGGCACCTTAAAAATCTTGGGAGCAAAAAAAGAGGACGCTGGGATGTACTTGTGCATGGCTATAAACCATCAAGAGACACGCAATGAGACTCGAGAAGTGAATGTAACCGTGGTGGAACCCCATCAGGAAGATGAACATTTTAACACCGGCTTCACAACCCTGTTGGGCTGCGTGGTCAGCCTGGTTTTGGTTCTTATGTACCTCTACTTGACACCGTGCCGCTGCTGGTGTCGCAAGCATCCGACCCCAGCGACTCCAAGCCCTGGAAATGAATGCAGCGCCCAATCATCTATCCTGACGCCCACGCCACCCGCCACCACGGAGGGCCCCGGCCGCAAG